The DNA region ctgataaacattaaacacattttaacaggcttgtgaaaagggtctttAAGATCCTAAAACATTTTTCTGTCCGAATGTTTAAACTAAACATCacaatatacattacattatacgTCCCTACAGGACAGCCAGGAACACAAGATCGTCCTCTACGAGAACCCAAGCTTCACTGGGAAGAAGATTGAGATCATAGACGATGACGTTCCCAGCTTCCACGCTCATGGATACCATGAGAAAGTCTCTTCAGTTCGTGTGCAGAGTGGCACGTGAGTAAAACCCCCAAAAAGCACTGACATGAGTACACTCTATATACTATTTCTGATAGTCATCGTTTCAatcttataaaaatattttgtctttGCAAATCAAAATTgcaaagttaaatttaaaacatcaaAGGTTAATCATAATTGAGGTCTCATAACACAGTTCAAAAAcgtgaaataaattaaaaacaacttgTTAAACGCAAAATAAAAACTTTGAATTGATGGATCATTTTTACAGCGTCAGTTTATTTATGAAACCTGTAAAGTATGAAACAATGACTGTAAAATAAGAAGCAATATTAgggttatttattaacatttttccaTTAGTTAGcacaaaataattctgcatattatttatgtacactgtaaaaaaaaaaagctggggtgctggaaaaaagACCTAAAGTAActaccgttaaattacagaaatttactttaatCTAAATTTCTGGTAAAATTCTGTAGTTTAACGTCTGTTAGTTTATGGTAAAACTCTGTAATTTTATagtcatttttttacagtaaatttctataattgaacacctgttattttacggtaaatgtcagTTATTTAGCATCTAATATTttgcggtaaatttctgtaatttaacatgtgttattttacagtaaatgtctgtaatttatcagtcgttattttatggtaaatttctgcaatttaacgtcaattattttacagtaaatttctgtaatttaacagttgttattttacggtaaatatcTGCCATTTAACAGTCATtaatttacggtaaatttctttaatttaacatccattattttacagtacatttacatttacagtacattttaacATCTGGtagtttacagtaaatgtctgtaatttaaaagTCATTCTTTTTATggtaaattctgtaatttaacatctgtaattttacaataaatttctgtaatttaacagtcattattttaaggtaaatgtctgtaatttaacagttgttttttagggtaaatttctgtcatttaatgtccattattttactgtaaattccagtaatttaacagtcattattttacggtaaatttctgtaattttacagtcgtTATTGTATGGTAAAATTCCTGGTTATTTTAcgataatttctgtaatttaacatccatttaattactgtaaacTTCTGTAATTAAATGCagatattttaagttttttttccagcagctggTGTGGATggataacagattttttttgatagtgtatatatatatatatatatatatatatatatatatatatatatatatatatatatatatatatacacatacacagttgaagtcagaattattgccccCCTGACTTAtcagcacccctgtttatttttttcccaaatttctgtttaatggagggaagattgtttcagcacatttttaaacataatagttttaataactcatttctaataactgatttattttatctttgtcatgatgacagtaaattatattttacttgatatttttcaagacacttctgtacagtttaaagtgacatttaaaggcttaactaggttattaaggtgaactaggcaggttagggtaattaggtaagttattgtataatgatggtttgttctgtagactatcgaaaaaaaaatggcttaaaggggctaataattttgtcccaaaattggtttttaaaaaattcaaaactgcttttattcttgccgaaataaaacaaataagactttctccagaagaaaaaatattatcagacatactgtgaaaatttcctagctctgttaaacatcatttgggaaatatttaaaaaaagaaaaaaaaatcaaaagggggctaataattctgacttatatatataatatttgttatacAAATCTGCCAACCATATTCCAGAATGAATGAATCTCTCTAGAGCAGTGGTCTCAAGCTGAATTCCTGGATGGCCGCatctctgcatagtttagctccaaccacctcaaACTCACACCTGCTTTATAGTCTCatgtagtcttgaacaccttgattagctggatcagttgtgtttgattagggttgaagcaaaactgcgggtctccaggaatcaagtttgagatcTATGCTCTAGAGATGAACTCTACAATGAACTTCCTGTATATATAGGACAATTGATGCATGTAATATTCATTCTCTCATATTTCTGTGTCACAGCTGGGTGGGCTATCAATACCCAGGATACAGAGGCTTCCAGTATTTGTTTGAGAAAGGAGAGTTTAAGGAGTGTTCTGAGTTCGGGGCCGCTCTGCCTCAGATCCAATCGGTGAGACGCATCCGGGACATGCAGTATCACCCTCGTGGAGCCTTCCAGGCCACCAGCTAAATGCCCATCTCAAACCCCCAAAGCTTCTGAATCCCCACTCTTCACCCTTTGAATGCTTCTCTTTGCCTCTTTCAAGTTGTCAGTGATTCCATTTGCTACTGCTGAGAAATAAATACTTGATTTTGCGTTAAGAACGTTTCTGAGTTTTTAATTGGAGTTTTTACTGAAATACACTGAggattgaatttatttattgatcgtACACTGATACATTTCGTCTGTTGGAAAAGTGCTAGTAAAATACCTCTTAACCTGTGCCCCATTTTGAGCATCTTCCAGAAAATGGCTTacccaaataaaaatgtttgtagcTCTTGAACCCTGTGGTCTCTGTTCACAAGTGTGGTCTTCTTTGAAACTAGACATTTGCTAGGTTCTTAAGGGTCAATTTAACTCAAAGTAGTATAAAGCAAAGTAAAACATGGTAAATATAGGTGAAAGTGATTGCAGGTCAAGAGGTAAAATGACAAATTAACAGTGCTTTTCTCAGTGTTTGTTTAATTCAGTTCCATTAAAGTTGACTTGTACAGCGATTTTCACATTAattattgttccaaagcagctttataaaAGGTGTCATTACATCACAGTCAGAAAATGTAAGATGTTGTGTATAGGGTGGGCAGTATATAAGCATAATTAGCCTTTAGTTATAGAGTATATACTGTAGTGGTATTTCCATAAACATccgtcaaccctcctgtttttctcaagatttttctgtattttacaattctatacTGCTATCATCCTCTAAAGGTATTTCCTTTATTTCTCCCATTTTTCTCAATCTTTcaatgaagggtggcaataaacattaaaaagccgATCCTCCCTACATTTACAAGGTATTTCCTTTATTTCTCCCATTTTTCTCAATCTTTaaatgaagggtggcaataaacatgaAAAAGCCGATCCTCCCCacacgcaacccataccgccgaaccaccagaggATGCTCCTTGCTCTTAACTGTGAAattgttctgtgctttcattttatttaggcattaaaacactttaaaataaatataaaaacgttggcattcccttcctttccattgCAGGTGCCATTGCCGCTCCTACAGGTATGCAATCTTTAATATTAGACTGTCAGTCGCTGTTTCTCAAACGGATTCTGTAAACGCAATTTGAAGGGGAGCAAAAGTGGACACTCTGGGTTTTGGGttcgtgtttgaacagacatacacataataataataatagccgaTGGTTCAACcctcagctggctcagttggcgtttctgtgtggagtttgcaagttctccttATGTTCccgtgattaataaagggactaagctgaaaagaaaatgaatgaatactaaacATGTTAATTTAGGTGAGCTTTCTTTTAAACaactaattttgttttaaatgagagTAAACAGTTAGGAAAGGAATTGAATGCTTTCATTCTAGACCTGCATTTTTAGTTACAActttgttatttaatgtattaagaCAAAAtatctaaatgagagattcattcgctgctctttaatAAGACTATAAGTTATACAGTGCAGAAAAGATTATTGAGATTTGATAACCTGATTCAATTTCTTTATAacagctattcattttaataggcAAAACTGTTCGCtaatttatttgcagttttttttgttgttgttgtgtgtatactatttattctatcaattgtaaataataataataataataacaataataataataataacataatgggatcccttattttcacatcccaatgtgtGTCAGGTGTGTCAAAAAATGCGATGTCTATGTGTATGATACTCAATGATTTTCAATGAAATGCATTTCTGTCCTGCTAATGATTCTGTGTTGTTTGTTCCTTGTCTGTTAACCTTTGTAAAACATATCACACTTGAATCACACATGTAATATAAAAGTGGAGTGAAGGCCTTTTTATGTTGTGTGAGATTAAACAGAGCAATATACACCACAACCAGGTTCTTGAATCAAAACAATCTCTATGGGTTTGTATCTCTAGATCTCTTTAGAGCTATTCACACTGAGGAGATTGTTTATAGGGTGCATTACatgattttaaaaagcatttaatgaATTTGGCCTTTGACCAGTGTGTCaatttatgtattgtttattaattttctatttaattattgaCCATTTGATGAGATGAGGTGTCCAGTTAGATTAGGTCATGTTGTAGTTGTTTTGGGTGCTACAGCACAGAAAACCAATGTAGACTCCAAATTTTAGCGTTCCAGAAAAGATATGAAGTGTTGGAGACGACTCTGTTTTCACAATGAAGAAGTTTCAAATGCAAAGAGTAAATGAGAAAAGGGAATTtgtttaaaaagaatataaaatGTTTAAGAGAATTTTCTTCAACATCAGTTCAGAATGTGCTTTTATGAGAGCTGCAAGACATTGCTCTGCTGACGTATGAAGCCTAATCTCTTTTTAAGCATCAAGTGATCACTGTACCGCACAAGCCTTGCAATGTTATTTGCACTTTTCTGGGCTTTGATTGGTGCATGTTTGTTGCCTCTGGATTGTGGATTTCATcacaaatatcttaatttgtttcCCTACGATTAAAAGAGAGTTTGGTCCAACATAAGGATGAGTAGATACCCACAGAAGTGTAATGGAACTGAAATGACTTGTGGAAAAAAAATGGCAGTGCAGTctgcctaaaaaaataaaaataaataaaatgattacgttttttttttgtttgtttttgtgatgacacaaataatttgaaaaaaaaaatcatgcatatGATGCAGTTATTGCCTTTAATTAAATGGTTAGCCAATTGCATTTGATAAATTTCAATAAATTGATTACACTTTGAATACATAATTTGCCATGTTTTTGTGAGAGGTTTTTTTAATGGatgtcagttttatttatatagcactattaaagGTCCAAgaaaccctggagtactttttgtgattttaacagattttttgtgCGTTAAGCATCATTTAAGAcaacctgttagctttaattgtaggGGGAAACTGTAAGGAAATTGTAGGCGAAATTGGATcactttgagcttttgtcagttaATTTCATCtggatttaaaatgatttttggggcggaatcaaaatcggtgatgtagcaccaatctgcctgtccaGTGATGACGTGTCggattcttattattattcacagctgagttttcttatccaatAAGAAGAccttgcttcttaattattcatgagagcatgtgctttccaaagccaaggcagacctgccaaactGTGAGAACGCGTCCTCGCACAGCATGTAGTATTTAGCTATTCATCGAGGGgtcatgtgtgtttgtttccaccatccacagggtttgttgcatgtttttccccatgATGCTGTCGGGCCACCGATACAGCACAGCTGTTGGTTTATAGCAAGTATTTTCTGGGAGAGCTTTATGAatattggagaatggcggactgtcttttattagttgagtttgctaccattcagacacatcgcctatccgggctgctgtgtttgcctatgtTTAAAATTCTCTGGATTACCGGCAgagctaatggttaaaatagatagAGCAAGAGCCCTGCTGCACtgctccactgtgtctgcatttagACCCGGggtttcagaagaagaacagacACCATCGtttaatgtttatataaacatgattatctttataatgatgtaACAAATTGTGTTTCGTGcttatgaaattacaaataacaaagtagcaggacattaaataatttactgttcatttctttgcattttaacattgtaaactaaaaaaatcaTGGGTCTCATCACAgtttgtgtcttattttgtgagccaactgacaacagttctcccactcctccctctgctcacagCAATCCACGCCCATCGTGAAGCAGTTTTGAAAACATTCTTGAACTGAAAGAGAGGAggttcatgaccctttaaaaacaACCAAAGGTTGATCAATATTTTGTTACCAAAAGACATCAAATGTGTGTGGTGTTTTCGCACACATCAAAACTGAATCATTTTGGGAAGATtctgtatacattttatttaggtGATTCAGTTAGAGCTATCATAAGCATGGCTTCTCCCATCATTGTCAATACTGCATCTTTAACCATTCCGAGACTAAAAAGCTCTCTGTGGTTAAAGCTGCTGTCTGCAGAAAATcttcttacagtttttctcagtcgctttggtgcatttttcacaacacttgcacaacagttaatgcatttctcaaaacaattagtcatttgtgcacatcctagtagccgtttctcattcttttcaacaaattgcaaatgcttttggacaagcatcaattgctttcatacaattctctgctgtttataacattatcatttgcttctgtcatgtcagacaaaattaactaaacttgtaaatgctgaatagtcattccatataaaactaacagttctcatttcattacttgagtcattacatacaaaaatgttgaactagttatCAAAATgtgtcaagcaaattttataaaacaaatttaaatctttattttcctgaaaatgtctttaaaattgaacaatttgatgaatgatttacagacctgtgtatgttttAGGTTCAGTAGGTTcaggccacagccatgtcaccctgcagcccaagaccggttacctactgaagctaagcagggctgagcctggtcagtacctggatgggagaccactagggaacactaggttgctgttggaagtggtgttagtgaggccagcagggggcggtcaacctgtggtctgtgtgagtcctaatgccccagtaaaagtgaaggggacactacactgtcagtgggcgccgtctttcggatgagacgttaaaccgaggtcctgattctctgtggtcattaaaaatcccaaggcacttctcgtgaaagagcaggggtgtaaccccggtgtcctggccaaagtccctttatcggcccttacgatggcccttagctggtgtgtggtgagcgcactggcctgtggcagccgtcgcatcatccaagtggatgctgcacactggtggtggtgtggagagacccccccccccttatgattgtgaagcgctttgggtgtatggccatacacaataaatgcgctgtataaatacacattacattacattacagttccaatatgtactgcaatattgtgtacagttgtgcactgCACTACCTAAAGAGAGtctatgtttgttgtaaataagggtgtgtttattcttttgcacaatgctgggaataaattagGATCGTAACGAGCatgtgcagtaaaaatgtgaaacatacatattcagtgtcttgtactcatgATAACTCACTCAAGGCAGTGATgtttaactttactgtagtttttaaatggctgtgcaaatagaatatagtgctgtcttgagcatttttaggaagtgtcaccaaaatctgactgttttgcattgaaaaaatttagagtaaactgtcataatgaaaacatgacaaagacatttgactatcttgtttatAAACAATGCTGTCactctgcaaaaaatgcttttcttgcttatattttttgtcttgtttcttgtatAAATATCTAACATTTCTTatttcaagaagcattttctagacaagcaaaccatattgtcttgttttgagaaataatatgccaatattaagtgagttttccctaaaacaagcaaaatagtctgccaatggggtaagcaaaataatcttgtttttttttttgatgtaagattattttgcttactccattggcagactattttgcttgttttaaggaaaaactcacttaatattggcatattatttctttaaacaagacaatatgtttagcttgtcttgaaaattcttcttgatttaagaacttttagatatttggactagaaacaagacaaaaaatctaggtaagaaaagcattttttgcagtgcaggacttttcattttgatgacactgacactttgattgacatcaatacttgcttttgaggaatgaactatctattttgagcatgtgatgcgcttttgcaggttatcagctaggttttgcagtttgtactaattgttttgagaaatggtgttgtgagaaacgcaccaaagcgacagAGAAAAACTATAATACACCAGCTCATCCCACTGGCTTTATTGACTGCATGCTATTTTTACAAGCAAAGGAATGAAAAGAAGAATAAGAAAACCAAGATATGTATAGCATTTTATTATGAATGTTCATTATTGGACACTGGCAATACAACAGTGCAATAAACATCtttacagtcaaatttaaaataaaaaggacAAATTACCCTTAGACTATAACAACTGTAGGCAGACAAAGAAACGgatattagaaaaaaaagcaAACGAACGTTACTCACATACCGTCATCAAATCAAAATCACAACATTGACATCAAGTGTGAAGACTCATGCGTTACAAAAGTGACTGTTGGTCAGAGCCGCTGTTCAGGTGAAAAGTGCTTGTTAGGTGGGAGTGGCACAACGGCCCAGCGTTAAAAAAAGCCAATATCAAGTGTGCAATGTAATGTGAACGATGTTTACAGTACTTTGACATTTCCCTTAAACTAACGAGTAAACACAAAGACACATGTAACCAAAACTGAAAGATTTTCCCTTTCTATTCGTCCATTATTACATAGTCAGGGATGATTTATATGCTGATTGTGCAATTCTCATTTTTGGCCCGTTGTTAAAGCAAGTATTGGGATACAAGTGGAATAGGGAACGACTGATTGTACATGCGCAATTTTCCAAACATGAAATTATAGTTTCAACTGACAACGGGATGGAATCGtctaaacaaataatacattttccgtCATCAAACAAACCTTTTCATGTCCAAACATcccaaatctaaataaaatgtatgcGTTATAAGACgaacaataaaataattcaatcattcattcaccaATCCATCCAAACAACTTTCAACACACACCTCTGAAGCGTTTCATTTGTTTGATCATCATTAAACATTTACAATTGTCTTCTTTCAAACCgacatttttacaaatataacgATTCGATTACACTTTAAAACATTTGTCGTAACTAAATACACTTTCTATACACACGAGCTCAGCGTTGATTTGTGGACTGTTAAAAATCATCTATGGGAACGCAAGTGCAACTGATGCCTATAACCCATctgaatgaaaacaaacaaaccaaaggaAGCGACTAATATGAACATAATGGGTAAAAATAACCAACGTCATACTCCAGTTACATGAAGCACTTCGGGTTGCTTGTTGGTGAGCGTGGTCCCATGTTTCCACAATAAAGGATGATCTCTCGCTCTCTAGAGGTTAAAGTGTCTCTATGCAAAAATAATTTTCTCTGGTGTGAAGAAGAGCTTAAGAGAAAGCGGACGACACATACATGGACACGCGCTTCACGCTTCGCCATTAACGTCCACTCAGAAAGGCACCATGCACATGTACACGACTGGAGGAGAAGGCCAGAAAAATGAACAACGAAACGGAAAGATGTCGTAGTCGTCAGCAGCAGAATTCCTGTCAACTCCAGGTCAAAGGTTAAGGCTTCTGTCATGAGTTATAGCTACAGATACTGCAGTTATAAGGCATCCTGAGATGATGGAGAGAAACGTACATAGGTTgggttagaaatgtgctgaaagtgCATTAGCGATACA from Danio rerio strain Tuebingen ecotype United States chromosome 8, GRCz12tu, whole genome shotgun sequence includes:
- the crybb2 gene encoding beta-crystallin B2 isoform X1; translation: MATDHQNPATKQKQPVASAFKLVIYEQENFQGRCHELTGPCNNLQEAGVEKVGSVLVQCGPWVGFEQPGCKGEQYVFEKGEYPRWDSWTNSRRSDCIVAFRPIKVDSQEHKIVLYENPSFTGKKIEIIDDDVPSFHAHGYHEKVSSVRVQSGTWVGYQYPGYRGFQYLFEKGEFKECSEFGAALPQIQSVRRIRDMQYHPRGAFQATS